taagtaaagagtacttgatttcatatttagtggttgatattttaacactttagctttgtaaattaatcaaatgtctgtaaaaaccaagatcttagacaaatgtagtaaacagaactagccctttcttgttgaagaaaaatccttctacaggataccatgatggttccattgatatacttaataactcgtctttaaaaagccatgggctacatttttgtattgtatcaacatatgccctaattgttctggGTCTCACTGGGgggcctccttcctctaacaatttaccttgctcggaggcgaacaacttcaaaccttgagtcaaccattttccccagtttgcatgagaaagttctaggaacaggcaacttgaaataaaaacaaaataaatcaaaacaggaacacattgttttttgaattgatcacccattctcttgccttccctcaggggcgagcaatttcacttacctccaagctttagacgttccccatacgagccgccaaatgccgcagtctggctgggcacaaatgccgcagtctggctgggcacacaatcacgagccaccacacagcttgtagattcaaacagcaactctttattcccgaactcaggcagcaggatacgccctattcccagcaggaatactcttaaacctggaacgccctaaacccgattatcctaaaccgggaacaccctaatccaccctggtccttgagcaaggtcacctacatgcaatgtcactgcaaaatgtcctatttccacagtcttgctattgtgaattgtgctatgaacatcgatgtagcagtgtccctgtagcatgctctttttaggtctttagggaatagaccgagaaggggaatagctgggtcaaatggtggttccattcccagctttccaagaaatctccatactgctttccaaattggctgcaccaagttgcagtcccaccagcaatgtacaagtgtacccttttccccacatcctcgccagcacttgttgctgtttgacttcataatggctgccaatcttactggagtgagatggtatcttagggtggttttaatttgcatttctctgactgctagagatggtgagcattttttcatgtacttgttgattgattgtatgtcctcctctgagaagtgtctgttctggtccttggcccatttgttgattgggttatttgttatcttattgtctaattttttgagttctttgtatactctggatattagggctatATCTGAAGTGTggggagtaaagatttgttcccaggatgtaggctccctatttacacTCTGCTTACATTcttagggcttctctccagtatgagtgtGTTTATGCATCCGAAAGTAAAAGGCAGTAGtgtaggcttttccacattgttgacattcataaggcttctctccagtatgagtttgttcatgtgagtgaaggtaagaggactgagtgaaggcttttccacattgtttgcattcatagggcttctctccagtatgtgttcttccatGTTTATGAAGCTGTTGGGATgcagcaaaggctttgccacactgcttacatacatagggcttctctccagtatgagttctttcatgtttGTGAAGGTCACAAgatctagcaaaggctttgccacactgcttacaatcatagggcttctctccagtatgagttttttcatgtgagtgaagttgagaggactgagtgaaggctttcccacaccacttacattcatagggcttctttccagtatgagttcgttcatgtATCCGAAGGGAAGAGGCAGCagtaaaggcttttccacattgttcacAATCATAGGGCTTTTCTCCGGTATGCATTCTTCCATGTACGTGAAGATGATGGGATGAAGCAAAtgtttttccacattgttgacatcCAAAGGGTTTCTTTCTAGTATGTGTTCTTCCATGTGCATGAAGCTGATGGGACAgagcaaaggcttttccacattctttgcattcataaggcttctctccagtatgtgttcttccatGTGCATGAAGCTGATGGGACAgagcaaaggcttttccacattctttgcattcataaggcttctctccagtatgtgttcttccatGAGCATGAAGCTGACtggatgtagcaaaggcttttccacattctttgcattcataaggcttctctccagtatgtgttcttccatGTGCATGAAGCTGACGGGATGcagcaaaggcttttccacactgcttacatacatagggcttctctccagtatgagttcttccATGTGTGTGAAGGCCACCAgatctagcaaaggctttgccacactgcttacatacatagggcctctctccagtatgagttcttccATGTAGGTGAAGGCCACCAGATCTAGCAAAGgatttgccacactgcttacattcatagggcttctctccagtatgagttctttcatgtgTGTGAAGGTCACCAgatctagcaaaggctttgccacactgcttacatacatagggcctctctccagtatgagttcttccATGTATGTGAAGGCCACCAGATCTAGCAAAGgttttgccacactgcttacattcatagggcttctctccagtgtgaattctttcAGGTATTTGAACGTCACTAgatctagcaaaggctttgccacactgcttacattcatagggcttctctccagtatgtgttttCTGATGTCTTCTAAGTAATCTGGGATAAGCAAAGTCTTTCCCACATACCTTACATTTGAAATGTGCATTCCCCGTGTGTGTGATCCTGTGCTTTTGAAGACTTGTGTGTGAAATGAAGGTTCGACCATCTTGTTTACATTCATAGAGTTTCTCTCCagaatgagttctttcatgtcttctaaataaagaggagaaatgaaaggctttcccacataccTCACATTGAAAAGGTTTACCTCCACTGTGTGTTATCATGTGTCTTTGAACACCTGGGAGAGAACAAGAGGCTTcaccacattgttgacattcatagggttgCCACCCAGTATGAGTTTCTTCATGTCTTTGAATGTCATTGGAACAACTGATGACTTTCCCACATACTGTACTTTCATATGGTCTATCTCCAGTTTGTAACAACATTTGTGTGTGAACAATTTTGAGAGAAACCACAGATTTCCTATATTGTTTAAAATCACATggcttctcttcacattcctcaTGCTTACAGTATTTCTGTCCAGAGTGAGATGTGATGTGCCTATGAAGGAATGAAGGACATATGAAATCTTTTGCACACATAATGAAGTCACATGGATttactctattaaaatttttctttgtttgattAATTATTGAAATCGATTTGAAGCTTTCCCCACACTATTCTGTGGGGAAAGTTTGAAGTTTACCATAGGACTTCTTTGAAGAAGAAGTGACCAGCACATAATTGATACCTAACTCATTcacaattttctatttatttataggtctttacatttctaccaacatcAGGTAAAGGCTAGATTTTCTGGCTTGTTAAAGTtgcctgaaaataaagaaattgaaaggaAACAATCCTTTGCAATACAGCTTCTCTATGGCTATTATTCACATAGTGATATTCACATATGCAATTTCATACTACTTTTTGCATgtcaaatactttgaaaagactgAATACCTGTTACAGATAAGTATATATTTCTggtaaaaaatattataagaataaatacatttcaaattatgCATACTTCTTCGGTTGGTTTACTTTCAAAATCATATGACGGTTCTCAGATTCCCTCACGAATTCCTCTTGTGAGTACAGTTACCTTGGGTTGCTTCCAGAGTTTTCAATCTGATCTTCAGTGGTCATGTCTTCCCACTTGTTTCCTAAAATGAGAGAACATAGCAATCTTTATGAATATTTAGGAGCTAGAAATGCTTTGCCAAATTGTAGGTGCCATTTATGCTTCAATAATTCACCAACTGATTTCCTTTTCACCTTCTAtataaatgaccaaaataaatATGAGTTCTCTATTTGATTAACTTTAAAACCAACATGATTACCTATAGAAGCCAGGTTTCTGAGGACTtccagcatcacatctctgtaaaGGTTCTTCTGGGAAGCATCCAGAAAAGCCCACTCCTCCTTggtgaagttcacagccacatcctcaaaggtcactgaGATCTAAAATATACCACAAATGTATAGTGGAGGCCAGGAGAGAATGACAGCATGAGAAATCTGCACTCAACATGCATGATGTTCACATGATTCCCTGGCCTGCTGATTAATTCCATGATTTGGTCCATCAAATCTTTACTGCACTCAATTTTTTACACCCATTCCAACACTAGAAATTGGATACTCAGAAGGCAAACATCATAGTGATTTATACCCTTCCTTTGGTGAGTTCATAGGAAGTAAGACAGACTCCCAGATCACTTCTAACTTCTTTAATGGTGGCACCTCTATTACATGTCCTAGAAATGTCCTGTGTGGTGCAGAGCTAATATAAGCACTTCTGATAGTACTTATCTTTAGAAAAGAAAGGTGATGAGTAGAAAAATGCAGGAATCATGAAACTAAGCATTTGAGAGAGATTCTGCCAACTACGGTGGCTCCCTGTACCTACAAGGTTAATATAGGCAACATGGTATTTACTGATGTCGTGTTTCCTCTGAAAGTCTATTGTTCCATACTTAAAGAAATGCCTAGAACcagcccccactcccaccctcTGGGCATGGGgtcactatggagattccttcaTAGACAACATTTAGACAACATTTCACACAGGTGGTCACAATGTGTTAACTGGAGATTGAGCTCATTATGTGTGATTACACTAAGAACAACTAGAAGTTTGCAGGTGCTTTACTCCAGAACAAATTTAGTCAACTAGCTTACTATTAAATGACCAAAACAAACATGAGTTCtctatttgattaatttatttattaataaacacaACAATTTGACAATTTCTTGTGGTTACTGTCAAAGCAGAATGGGGTAAGTGGAAAGGTGGCACGTGTCTTAGAAATAACTCAATGACCCAAAAATGTCAccatgggctggagatgtggctcaagcggtagcgtgctcgcctggcatgcgtgcggcccgggtttgatcttcagcaccacatacaaacaaagatgttgtgtccgccgaatactaaaaaataaatattaaaaaaaaaaactctcttctctctaaaaaaaaaaaaaaaaaacaaaaatgtcaccTTGTTCAAACAACAGCCTTACAAAGTTTTATAACTCTCAAAACAATCTTCTTAATAAACAGCAGGCACTATTTTTCTAAGTCTCACTGCAACAATGAATGTCCAATGATTGTCAAACTCTTCTTAACAGCAGCCGGTTCACTACCATAATATACAGTCATGAGACACATACCAATGTTCTGCTCAAGGACATTTTGATCAAGGTTGGGCCACATATGCAATGGTTGTCTGTTGTGAAACAGATTCATTGTGCCTGTAGCAATGGTGGTGCAAACAAACCTAAGGCAGAAGCTCTTCCACAGTGTGGTAA
This window of the Marmota flaviventris isolate mMarFla1 chromosome 20, mMarFla1.hap1, whole genome shotgun sequence genome carries:
- the LOC139703020 gene encoding zinc finger protein 14-like translates to MISVTFEDVAVNFTKEEWAFLDASQKNLYRDVMLEVLRNLASIGNKWEDMTTEDQIENSGSNPRHITSHSGQKYCKHEECEEKPCDFKQYRKSVVSLKIVHTQMLLQTGDRPYESTVCGKVISCSNDIQRHEETHTGWQPYECQQCGEASCSLPGVQRHMITHSGGKPFQCEVCGKAFHFSSLFRRHERTHSGEKLYECKQDGRTFISHTSLQKHRITHTGNAHFKCKVCGKDFAYPRLLRRHQKTHTGEKPYECKQCGKAFARSSDVQIPERIHTGEKPYECKQCGKTFARSGGLHIHGRTHTGERPYVCKQCGKAFARSGDLHTHERTHTGEKPYECKQCGKSFARSGGLHLHGRTHTGERPYVCKQCGKAFARSGGLHTHGRTHTGEKPYVCKQCGKAFAASRQLHAHGRTHTGEKPYECKECGKAFATSSQLHAHGRTHTGEKPYECKECGKAFALSHQLHAHGRTHTGEKPYECKECGKAFALSHQLHAHGRTHTRKKPFGCQQCGKTFASSHHLHVHGRMHTGEKPYDCEQCGKAFTAASSLRIHERTHTGKKPYECKWCGKAFTQSSQLHSHEKTHTGEKPYDCKQCGKAFARSCDLHKHERTHTGEKPYVCKQCGKAFAASQQLHKHGRTHTGEKPYECKQCGKAFTQSSYLHSHEQTHTGEKPYECQQCGKAYTTAFYFRMHKHTHTGEKP